One Polaribacter sp. KT25b DNA segment encodes these proteins:
- the moaD gene encoding molybdopterin converting factor subunit 1 → MNIKTLFFGITTDLVGASELQIDVTENTSVKDFKLVLKKAYSQLENINSYAIAVNEEYATDNLILKNGDVVAVIPPVSGG, encoded by the coding sequence ATGAATATAAAAACACTTTTTTTCGGAATTACAACAGATCTTGTTGGCGCATCAGAATTACAAATTGATGTTACAGAAAATACATCAGTAAAAGATTTTAAATTAGTTTTAAAGAAAGCGTATTCTCAATTAGAAAATATTAATTCGTACGCAATTGCTGTAAATGAAGAATATGCAACAGATAATTTAATTCTTAAAAACGGTGATGTTGTTGCGGTAATTCCGCCTGTAAGTGGCGGTTAA
- a CDS encoding heme A synthase, whose protein sequence is MKNKFPQIVQIALISVYIIFLAGSVVRMTGSGMGCPDWPKCFGYYIPPTSEEQITWKPNSDFKKGMIIIKDEALFVAEHDLKTEANFNKKNWAKYTKHDYNKFNKYHSWTEYINRLSSVLSGFVFLFLIIAAFKFRKEDKRIPLLAFTAFFLMLVEAVLGKIVVDTNLKPSIITIHMVIGLVIIALLLQLKFIVSDNKKKHNYNSLFSKLLIVSVIFSLIQIAMGTQVRQFIDEQIKLFGFENKDYSLMNPSFKFYFHRSFTIAIVLVNFGLFYINQIKNLGYKLVNWIVFLIFIETITGILMYYAEFPLGTQAIHLLSGAILFGLQFYLWIQSRKTVAVSS, encoded by the coding sequence ATGAAAAATAAGTTTCCACAAATTGTTCAAATAGCTCTTATTTCTGTCTATATAATTTTCTTAGCTGGTTCTGTTGTAAGAATGACTGGATCTGGAATGGGTTGCCCAGATTGGCCTAAATGTTTTGGATATTATATTCCGCCAACTTCTGAAGAACAAATTACTTGGAAACCAAATTCTGATTTTAAAAAAGGAATGATTATTATTAAAGACGAAGCTTTATTTGTAGCAGAACATGATTTAAAAACTGAAGCAAACTTTAATAAAAAAAATTGGGCTAAATACACAAAACACGATTATAATAAATTTAATAAATATCATTCTTGGACAGAATATATAAACAGATTATCATCGGTTTTATCTGGTTTTGTATTCTTATTTTTAATTATTGCCGCCTTTAAATTTAGAAAAGAAGACAAAAGAATTCCGTTATTGGCATTTACCGCTTTTTTCTTGATGTTAGTTGAAGCTGTTTTAGGTAAAATAGTTGTAGACACTAACTTAAAACCAAGTATCATAACAATACACATGGTTATTGGCTTGGTAATTATTGCCCTTTTATTACAATTAAAATTTATAGTTTCTGACAATAAAAAGAAACACAACTACAACTCGTTATTTAGTAAATTATTGATTGTTTCTGTAATTTTCTCTTTAATTCAAATTGCAATGGGAACACAAGTAAGACAATTTATAGACGAACAAATAAAACTATTTGGTTTTGAAAATAAGGATTACAGCTTGATGAATCCTAGTTTTAAATTCTATTTTCATAGATCTTTTACAATTGCAATTGTACTTGTAAACTTCGGATTATTTTACATCAATCAAATTAAAAACTTAGGTTACAAATTGGTAAATTGGATTGTTTTCTTAATTTTTATAGAAACGATTACAGGAATTTTAATGTATTATGCAGAATTCCCACTAGGAACACAAGCAATACATTTATTGTCTGGCGCAATTTTATTTGGATTGCAATTTTATTTATGGATTCAAAGTAGAAAAACAGTTGCAGTTAGCAGTTAG
- a CDS encoding phosphotransferase, with translation MTVFPVTASTISAKELGEFAKEKYDLNNNYDCKLFRTGINHTYFLSDNETKYALRVYSHNWRSKSEIIEEIKLLNLLSDNNLGVSFPIKDTKGEFIQEINAPEGLRYVVLFSFAEGEKMRFMNNDTCFEIGLCMAKIHNITANKTIKRTKYNSELLLKKSYNQLTQFFAEDLSEMKYLKELGSEISKTFEEINESKIQKGIVHLDIWYDNLAVNSNNEITIFDFDNCGNGLLIFDIGYFCKQLFFIESDKKQYESKVKSFLNGYQKIRKLTAEEIKLIPESGASIFAFYLGVQAQRFDWSNIFLTENYLKMFVGRIKSWMNYYKAKEITTTNT, from the coding sequence ATGACAGTTTTCCCAGTTACAGCATCTACAATTTCAGCAAAAGAATTGGGTGAATTTGCAAAAGAAAAATACGACCTAAATAATAATTACGATTGTAAATTATTTAGAACAGGAATAAATCACACTTATTTTCTTTCGGATAATGAGACTAAATATGCTTTGAGAGTTTATAGCCATAATTGGAGATCAAAATCTGAAATTATTGAAGAAATAAAACTTTTAAACTTATTAAGTGACAATAATTTAGGTGTTTCCTTTCCTATTAAAGATACAAAAGGAGAATTTATTCAAGAAATAAATGCACCAGAAGGACTTCGTTATGTTGTTCTTTTCTCATTTGCTGAAGGAGAAAAAATGAGATTCATGAACAATGATACTTGTTTTGAAATCGGTTTATGCATGGCTAAAATTCATAATATTACAGCAAACAAAACAATTAAGAGAACAAAATACAATTCTGAATTACTTTTAAAAAAATCTTATAATCAATTAACACAATTTTTTGCAGAGGATTTATCCGAAATGAAATATTTAAAAGAACTTGGCTCTGAAATTTCTAAAACCTTTGAAGAAATTAACGAATCAAAAATTCAAAAAGGAATTGTTCATCTTGATATTTGGTATGATAATTTAGCCGTTAATAGCAATAACGAAATCACAATATTTGACTTTGATAATTGCGGAAATGGATTATTGATTTTTGATATTGGTTATTTCTGTAAACAACTATTTTTCATAGAATCAGACAAAAAACAATACGAATCTAAAGTTAAAAGTTTTTTAAACGGTTATCAAAAAATAAGAAAACTTACAGCCGAAGAAATTAAATTAATTCCAGAATCTGGAGCGTCTATTTTTGCTTTTTACCTTGGCGTACAAGCACAAAGATTTGATTGGTCTAATATATTCTTGACTGAAAACTATCTAAAAATGTTTGTTGGAAGAATAAAATCTTGGATGAATTATTATAAAGCAAAAGAAATAACTACTACCAACACGTAA
- a CDS encoding cold-shock protein, giving the protein MKKGTIKFFNESKGFGFVIEDGSKTEYFLHVSGLIDEVREGDVVEFDLKEGRKGLNAVDVRVI; this is encoded by the coding sequence GTGAAAAAAGGAACAATTAAATTCTTCAACGAATCTAAAGGATTTGGATTTGTAATTGAAGATGGATCAAAAACTGAGTATTTTTTACACGTATCAGGCTTAATCGACGAAGTTAGAGAAGGCGATGTAGTAGAATTTGATCTTAAAGAAGGTAGAAAAGGTTTAAATGCAGTAGACGTTAGAGTTATCTAA
- a CDS encoding DUF3817 domain-containing protein yields MKNIFRVVSLLEGISFLLLMSLGLYYKYVLNDPSFVKMFGMPHGILFMLYIVLAIMLKKEMNWNNKDLGIVLLCSMLPFGTFYMDYKYLQK; encoded by the coding sequence ATGAAAAATATCTTTAGAGTTGTTAGTCTTTTAGAGGGAATCTCTTTTTTATTATTAATGAGTTTAGGCTTGTATTACAAATATGTTTTAAACGATCCAAGTTTTGTAAAAATGTTTGGAATGCCTCATGGAATTTTATTTATGCTCTATATTGTTTTAGCAATTATGCTTAAAAAAGAAATGAATTGGAACAACAAAGATTTAGGCATCGTTTTACTTTGTTCTATGCTTCCTTTTGGTACTTTTTATATGGATTATAAGTATTTGCAGAAATAG
- a CDS encoding molybdenum cofactor biosynthesis protein MoaE, which produces MQRTSIKITAEKLDLQECYNFVEDASCGGISAFIGTVRNDTQGKEVTQLDFSTYKPMAIKEMQKIANETLSKFDIKKIAIHHAEGMLQIGDIPVIITVSSKHRKAAFLACEFAIDTLKETVPIWKKEHFSDGEIWVNAHP; this is translated from the coding sequence ATGCAAAGAACTTCAATTAAAATTACGGCAGAAAAACTAGATTTACAAGAATGTTACAATTTTGTAGAAGATGCTTCTTGTGGCGGAATTTCTGCATTTATTGGCACAGTAAGAAATGATACGCAAGGAAAAGAAGTTACGCAACTAGATTTTTCTACTTATAAGCCAATGGCAATTAAAGAAATGCAAAAAATTGCTAATGAAACTTTATCAAAGTTTGATATCAAAAAAATAGCCATTCATCATGCAGAAGGAATGTTGCAAATTGGTGATATTCCTGTAATAATAACAGTTTCTTCAAAACATAGAAAAGCTGCTTTTTTAGCCTGTGAATTTGCAATTGACACTTTAAAAGAAACCGTTCCTATCTGGAAAAAAGAACATTTTTCTGATGGTGAAATTTGGGTAAATGCACATCCGTAA
- a CDS encoding DUF5686 and carboxypeptidase regulatory-like domain-containing protein, with the protein MKKTTFLFFLFISSVFIAQVKGKITDINNNPLSFVSVYLDKTVTGTTSNDNGDYILELKKKGKHTVVFQFLGYKTLKKEVDIASFPFELNVILNEENVELTGILISTKDNPANGIIRNVIANKDKNTDKFAQYTANFYSRGLYRIKDAPEKFLGQSLGDFGGGLDSTRSGIIYLSETVSDIKFRKKPKDFKENIIASKVSGRDNGISFNRAEDANINFYENSVEFGNDLISPISTNAFSYYNYRLEGTFYDKNGKLINKINIIPKRKNDRVFSGSLYIVENDWALYGADVAVTGAQINIPMVDVLKLKQNYNYSDENDAWVLISQSIDFKFNAFGFKLDGRFSSAFSNYNFTPNFTEKTFTNEVLTFEKEATEKDTTYWNNLRPVPLTSEEVNDYSIKDSLKIVRKSKVYLDSINKKENKFSFLSPIMGYTYRNSYEKWSLSFDGIISDFNFNTVQGLNSSVGIRYFKSLNETGKWWSIGAKVNYGLSEEIARPTFFFAKKWNNLSRPRLTISGGVTTSQFNDRKPISKLDNMIRSLIYRENYLKIYEKEFSKIQYSEEIKNGIYLSTSLEYANRKPLFNTSNYSFARQRLNEPYTSNNPLDATDFVNAGFTEHKIATLNVGATFVFGQKYLSYPDRKFNIGNEKYPTLSVNYRKTFGAPNADFNSDLFVANLRHNINAGNYGKLAYNIRAGVFLEKKNIAFMDNLQVNGNQLKYNLSDQLNNFGLLEYYKFYTNDKYAEAHISHNFKGALLGKIPLINKLNFHLIGGAKSLIMADKNPYTEYSVGLDNIGFGKWRFLRVDYVKSFNAGIKNDGFLFSLNMSN; encoded by the coding sequence ATGAAAAAAACTACTTTTCTATTTTTTCTTTTTATTTCATCAGTATTTATTGCACAAGTAAAAGGGAAAATTACCGACATTAATAACAATCCATTATCTTTTGTAAGTGTTTATTTAGATAAAACAGTTACAGGAACAACTTCTAATGATAATGGCGATTATATTTTAGAGCTTAAAAAGAAAGGAAAACATACAGTTGTTTTTCAGTTTTTAGGCTATAAAACATTAAAAAAGGAAGTAGATATTGCTTCTTTTCCTTTTGAGTTAAATGTGATTCTAAATGAAGAAAATGTAGAATTGACAGGGATTTTAATTTCTACAAAAGACAATCCGGCAAATGGAATTATTAGAAATGTAATTGCTAATAAAGATAAAAATACCGATAAATTTGCACAATACACGGCCAATTTTTACTCGCGAGGTTTGTATAGGATTAAAGATGCCCCAGAGAAATTTTTAGGTCAGTCTTTGGGCGATTTTGGTGGTGGTTTAGATTCTACAAGAAGCGGAATTATTTATCTTTCTGAAACAGTTTCTGATATTAAATTTAGGAAAAAGCCTAAAGATTTTAAAGAAAATATTATTGCATCTAAAGTTAGTGGGCGAGATAATGGTATTAGTTTTAATAGGGCAGAAGATGCAAATATTAACTTTTATGAAAATAGTGTAGAGTTTGGTAATGATTTAATTTCGCCAATTTCTACAAATGCATTTAGTTATTATAATTATAGATTAGAAGGAACTTTTTATGATAAAAACGGGAAACTTATCAATAAAATAAACATCATTCCTAAGCGTAAAAATGATCGTGTTTTTAGCGGTTCTTTGTATATTGTAGAAAATGATTGGGCTTTGTATGGCGCAGATGTTGCTGTTACTGGAGCTCAAATAAATATACCAATGGTTGATGTTTTAAAACTAAAACAGAACTATAATTATTCTGATGAAAATGATGCTTGGGTTTTAATTAGTCAGAGTATAGATTTTAAGTTTAATGCTTTTGGATTTAAGCTAGATGGTCGTTTTTCTTCTGCTTTTTCTAACTATAATTTTACGCCTAATTTTACAGAAAAAACGTTTACTAACGAAGTTTTAACGTTCGAGAAAGAAGCTACAGAAAAAGACACAACGTATTGGAATAATTTAAGACCTGTGCCTTTAACATCAGAAGAAGTAAATGATTATTCGATAAAAGACAGTCTTAAAATTGTGCGAAAATCTAAAGTGTATTTAGATTCTATAAATAAAAAGGAAAATAAATTTAGTTTTCTTTCTCCAATTATGGGTTATACGTATCGAAATTCTTACGAAAAATGGTCTTTATCTTTTGATGGAATAATTAGTGATTTTAATTTTAATACAGTCCAAGGATTAAACTCTTCTGTTGGAATACGTTATTTTAAAAGTCTAAATGAAACTGGAAAATGGTGGAGTATTGGCGCAAAAGTTAATTATGGTTTATCCGAAGAAATAGCAAGACCAACTTTCTTTTTTGCTAAAAAATGGAACAATTTATCAAGACCAAGATTAACTATTTCTGGCGGTGTAACAACATCTCAATTTAACGATAGAAAACCAATTTCGAAGTTAGATAATATGATTCGTTCTTTAATTTATAGAGAAAATTACTTAAAAATTTACGAAAAAGAATTTTCGAAAATTCAATATTCAGAAGAAATTAAAAACGGAATTTACCTTTCTACTTCTTTAGAATATGCAAATCGAAAACCGCTTTTTAATACCAGTAATTATTCTTTTGCGCGTCAAAGATTAAACGAACCTTATACTTCTAACAATCCTTTAGATGCTACAGATTTTGTAAATGCAGGGTTTACAGAACATAAAATTGCAACTTTAAATGTAGGTGCAACTTTTGTTTTTGGTCAGAAATATTTGTCTTATCCAGATCGAAAATTTAATATCGGAAATGAGAAATATCCAACCTTAAGTGTTAATTATAGAAAAACTTTTGGCGCACCAAATGCTGATTTTAATTCTGATTTATTTGTAGCTAATTTAAGACATAATATTAACGCTGGTAATTATGGGAAACTAGCTTATAATATTAGAGCAGGTGTGTTTTTAGAAAAGAAAAATATTGCTTTTATGGATAATTTACAGGTTAATGGAAATCAATTAAAATATAATTTAAGCGATCAATTAAATAATTTTGGTTTGTTAGAATATTACAAGTTTTATACAAACGATAAATATGCAGAAGCACATATATCTCACAATTTTAAAGGTGCTCTTTTAGGTAAAATTCCGTTAATAAATAAACTGAATTTTCATTTAATTGGTGGCGCAAAAAGTTTAATTATGGCTGATAAAAATCCGTATACAGAATATTCTGTAGGTTTAGATAATATTGGTTTTGGTAAATGGCGTTTTTTAAGAGTTGATTATGTGAAGTCTTTTAATGCAGGAATTAAAAATGACGGATTTTTATTCAGTTTAAATATGTCAAACTAA